The following proteins are encoded in a genomic region of Corylus avellana chromosome ca4, CavTom2PMs-1.0:
- the LOC132177160 gene encoding uncharacterized protein LOC132177160, translating to MEVGDGSRWHHLIFCEELQNNGEENHVLCIVCRKSVLGCPAYKCLECDFIQHKSCIEPTHAIEMQVDHDLQERHHMMFIEEVDDNSGNEKVVCSGCEEALFGPAYKCSVPKCTFLLHNSCTKLSHVIQHPMHLEHTLFLRLPSRGNRCDVCRQICNGSFYYRCYLCDFDIHIKCAPLWRINADDCHQHALLPTRKQIQFTCEACVEESKGIAYQCSLCGVFTHLKCARFPHTIKTRTHDHSLTRIYSLHQVKKEDIVFCKLCYRKIYTEYAAYSCWQCGYIAHLDCAYRLEDNSSTSTIEPVVSNYVGYESHLVHLVEGVNLKEGERAGPREIKHFSHPQHNLVLNNEKLMDDMRCENATSLFITNVLNYPQPLSEDYFTNIRSPSSHKNRPWVDCLSAMHVDVITMASGTYVASVVITN from the exons atggaggttGGAGATGGCAGTCGATGGCATCACTTGATCTTCTGCGAGGAGCTGCAAAACAATGGTGAGGAGAATCATGTTCTTTGCATTGTTTGCAGGAAATCAGTATTGGGATGTCCTGCCTATAAATGCTTGGAATGCGACTTCATCCAACATAAATCGTGCATCGAGCCAACACACGCAATAGAGATGCAGGTCGACCATGATTTGCAGGAAAGACATCACATGATGTTTATAGAAGAGGTGGACGACAATAGTGGCAACGAGAAAGTTGTTTGCTCAGGATGCGAGGAAGCACTTTTTGGTCCCGCTTACAAATGCTCCGTGCCCAAATGCACATTCCTCCTTCACAATTCGTGCACCAAGCTATCCCACGTGATACAACACCCCATGCACCTAGAACACACCCTTTTTCTCCGACTGCCATCACGGGGTAATCGTTGTGATGTTTGCCGTCAAATTTGCAACGGATCCTTCTACTACCGTTGTTACCTTTGCGATTTTGACATCCACATCAAATGTGCTCCCCTTTGGAGAATTAATGCCGACGATTGCCACCAACACGCACTTTTGCCCACGCGAAAGCAAATTCAATTCACTTGTGAAGCCTGTGTTGAGGAAAGCAAAGGTATTGCGTACCAATGTAGCCTCTGTGGAGTCTTTACTCATCTCAAGTGTGCTCGATTTCCACACACCATCAAAACTAGGACACATGATCACTCCCTCACTCGCATCTATTCTCTTCATCAAGTCAAGAAGGAGGACATCGTATTTTGTAAACTGTGTTATAGAAAGATTTATACAGAGTATGCAGCTTATTCTTGTTGGCAATGTGGTTACATTGCTCACTTGGATTGTGCATATAGGCTTGAAGACAACTCTAGTACTTCGACCATTGAGCCAGTAGTTAGTAATTATGTTGGCTATGAATCTCATTTGGTTCATTTGGTGGAGGGGGTCAATCTAAAAGAGGGTGAAAGAGCTGGTCCTCGAGAGATCAAACATTTCAGTCACCCACAACATAACTTAGTCCTCAACAATGAAAAGCTCATGGATGACATGCGTTGTGAG AATGCAACTTCTTTGTTCATAACAAATGTACTAAACTACCCACAACCATTAAGCGAGGACTATTTCACAAACATTCGCTCACCCTCCTCTCACAAGAACCGTCCATGGGTGGATTGTTTGAGTGCTATGCATGTGGACGTTATCACCATGGCTTCAGGTACATATGTGGCGAGTGTCGTTATTACAAATTAG